The following are encoded in a window of Kogia breviceps isolate mKogBre1 chromosome 12, mKogBre1 haplotype 1, whole genome shotgun sequence genomic DNA:
- the PMCH gene encoding pro-MCH: MAKMSFSSYILILTFSLLSQGVSPSASKSIRNLEDDMVFKTLRLGKGFQKEDTEEKSIVVPSLEEYKNDGSDFMNDEENKNSKNAGSKHNFLNHGLPLNLAIKPYLALKGSVAFPAENEVQNTESTQEKREIADEENSAKFPIGRRDFDSE, translated from the exons ATGGCAAAAATGAGTTTCTCTTCCTACATATTAATACtaactttttctttgctttctcaaggtgtTTCACCTTCAGCCTCCAAGTCAATAAGAAATTTAGAAGATGACATGGTATTTAAAACGCTGAGGCTGGGGAAAGGCTTTCAGAAGGAAGATACTGAAGAAAAATCAATTGTTGTTCCTTCCCTGGAGGAATATAAAAATGATGGGAGCGATTTCATGAAtgatgaggaaaacaaaaattcaaag AATGCAGGTTCCAAACACAATTTCTTAAATCATGGTCTGCCACTGAATCTGGCTATAAAACCTTATCTTGCACTAAAAGGATCTGTAGCTTTTCCAGCTGAGAATGAAGTTCAAAATACTGAATCAacacaagaaaagagagaaattgcGGATGAAGAAAACTCAGCTAAATTTCCTATAGGAAGGAGAGATTTTGACAGTGagtag